The proteins below come from a single Tenuifilum thalassicum genomic window:
- the tsf gene encoding translation elongation factor Ts translates to MAEITAAEVAKLRKLTGAGMMDCKKALVEADGDMDRAIELIRERGKAIANKRADREAGEGAALAKVNEAGNRGAIVVLNCETDFVAKNADFVGVASKILDHALSTSPANLEALKESTLDGKKVADVVAEFSGITGEKMELSYYEFVEAPMVVSYIHPGNKLATIVGFSKAIDVQAAKDVAMQVAAMNPVAIDKDDVPEDIRQKEFEIGREQARQEGKPENLLDKIAEGKLNKFYKESTLLNQEFIKDNKMTIRQYLQGVDKDVKVTAFKRFSLNS, encoded by the coding sequence ATGGCTGAAATTACAGCTGCTGAAGTTGCTAAACTACGTAAACTCACCGGAGCAGGTATGATGGACTGCAAAAAGGCTTTAGTAGAAGCCGACGGTGATATGGATCGTGCAATTGAATTAATACGCGAACGCGGTAAGGCTATTGCCAACAAACGAGCCGACCGTGAGGCAGGCGAAGGTGCTGCATTAGCAAAAGTTAATGAAGCTGGTAACCGTGGGGCTATTGTTGTGCTTAACTGCGAAACTGACTTTGTTGCTAAAAATGCCGACTTTGTTGGTGTTGCATCTAAAATTCTAGACCATGCTTTAAGCACAAGCCCTGCAAACCTTGAAGCTCTAAAAGAGTCAACCCTAGATGGCAAAAAAGTTGCTGATGTGGTTGCCGAATTCTCTGGTATTACTGGAGAAAAAATGGAACTATCTTACTACGAATTTGTAGAGGCTCCTATGGTTGTTTCTTATATTCATCCTGGTAATAAACTTGCTACAATTGTTGGATTCAGCAAGGCTATAGATGTGCAAGCAGCTAAAGATGTTGCTATGCAAGTAGCTGCTATGAATCCTGTAGCAATAGATAAAGATGATGTGCCAGAGGATATTCGCCAAAAGGAATTTGAAATTGGTAGAGAGCAAGCACGTCAAGAAGGTAAGCCTGAAAACTTACTTGATAAAATTGCTGAAGGAAAACTTAATAAATTCTACAAGGAAAGCACTCTATTAAACCAAGAATTTATTAAGGACAATAAGATGACCATTCGTCAATATCTACAAGGTGTAGATAAAGATGTAAAGGTTACTGCTTTTAAACGATTCTCTTTGAATTCATAG